A genome region from Yoonia vestfoldensis includes the following:
- the mdoH gene encoding glucans biosynthesis glucosyltransferase MdoH, with product MQDARRACRDVTAIRILALAASVTAGALAFVFFLRIGIADGLDLIDVLRSLLLLVATFWLSWGAMQAFIGLSTPALAPQIDRSAPLAARIVVLVPIYEEDPLTTFARIAAMDMSLAATGHGACFDMAILSDTSDAVVAARERLWYLHLLRARHGPSRIFYRRRASNRGKKAGNIADFIRSSGAAYDYAIILDADSLIEGDTMVEMARRMQADPDLGLLQTLPRIIGARSRFGRAMQFSAAFNAPVFARGLAMMQGRSGPFWGHNAIIRIRAFAQSCGLPELAGKPPFGGHILSHDYVEAALLARAGWIVRLDDDLCGSYEEAPENIVDHAKRDRRWCQGNLQHARLLFAPGLRGWNRFVFVQGILAYLASVVWLAFLLASLAAPVFGPPVAAFPTQYWPLPVTPPDQTVLALALVSGIFGLLILPKLLILADALRRGRARAFGGGWPATASTLSDVLLSSVIAPILMMYQARSVFQVLAGRDGGWPAHDRSAGYLRLAQAFAASHWIMACGVIGLALALVLSPGLLVWFLPVTLPMVFAPVIIAWTSRPAMTRLFRIPQDLTPAPVMLLQAAVLARWRAGDAEDAPELWADRV from the coding sequence ATGCAGGATGCCCGGCGGGCCTGCCGCGATGTGACCGCGATCCGCATTCTGGCGCTGGCGGCCAGCGTGACAGCGGGGGCGCTGGCCTTTGTCTTTTTCCTGCGCATCGGGATCGCTGACGGGCTGGATCTGATCGATGTGCTGCGCAGCCTGCTGTTGCTTGTCGCGACCTTCTGGCTGTCATGGGGCGCGATGCAGGCTTTTATCGGCCTAAGCACCCCTGCGCTTGCGCCGCAGATCGACCGTAGCGCGCCGCTTGCCGCGCGCATCGTCGTGCTGGTCCCGATCTACGAAGAAGACCCGCTGACCACGTTCGCGCGGATCGCCGCGATGGATATGTCGCTGGCCGCGACCGGCCATGGCGCGTGCTTTGATATGGCGATCCTGTCGGATACAAGCGACGCTGTGGTCGCGGCCCGTGAAAGGCTTTGGTATCTGCATCTGCTGCGCGCGCGTCATGGGCCGTCGCGGATTTTCTATCGCCGCCGCGCCAGCAACCGTGGCAAGAAAGCGGGCAATATCGCAGATTTCATCCGCAGCTCGGGGGCGGCATATGATTACGCGATCATCCTTGATGCCGACAGCCTGATCGAAGGCGATACCATGGTCGAGATGGCCCGCCGGATGCAGGCCGACCCCGATCTGGGGCTGTTGCAGACCTTGCCGCGCATTATCGGGGCGCGGTCGCGCTTTGGCCGCGCGATGCAGTTTTCGGCGGCCTTCAATGCGCCCGTTTTCGCGCGCGGCCTTGCGATGATGCAGGGGCGCAGCGGCCCGTTCTGGGGGCATAATGCGATCATCCGCATCCGCGCCTTTGCGCAAAGCTGCGGCTTGCCGGAACTGGCGGGCAAGCCCCCGTTCGGCGGCCATATCCTGAGCCATGATTACGTCGAGGCGGCGCTGCTGGCGCGCGCAGGCTGGATTGTCCGGCTGGATGACGATCTGTGCGGCAGCTATGAGGAGGCGCCGGAAAACATCGTCGATCATGCCAAACGCGACCGGCGCTGGTGCCAGGGCAACCTGCAACATGCGCGGCTGTTGTTCGCCCCCGGCCTGCGCGGCTGGAACAGGTTTGTCTTTGTGCAGGGCATCCTTGCCTATCTGGCCTCTGTGGTCTGGCTGGCCTTTCTGCTGGCCAGCCTGGCCGCCCCGGTCTTTGGCCCGCCTGTCGCGGCTTTCCCGACCCAATACTGGCCCTTGCCGGTGACACCGCCCGACCAGACGGTGCTGGCGCTTGCGCTGGTCAGCGGCATTTTCGGGCTGCTGATCCTGCCCAAGCTGCTGATCCTTGCGGATGCGCTGCGGCGCGGACGGGCGCGCGCTTTTGGCGGTGGCTGGCCTGCAACCGCATCAACCCTGTCCGACGTGCTGTTGTCATCGGTCATCGCGCCGATCTTGATGATGTATCAGGCGCGGTCGGTGTTTCAGGTGCTGGCGGGGCGGGATGGCGGCTGGCCCGCGCATGACCGCAGCGCGGGATACTTGCGCTTGGCCCAAGCCTTTGCCGCCAGCCATTGGATCATGGCCTGCGGCGTGATCGGACTGGCGCTGGCCCTGGTGCTGTCGCCGGGCCTGTTGGTGTGGTTCTTGCCGGTGACATTGCCGATGGTCTTTGCGCCCGTCATCATCGCATGGACATCGCGGCCCGCCATGACGCGGCTATTCCGCATACCCCAAGACCTGACCCCCGCGCCGGTGATGCTGTTGCAGGCGGCCGTGCTGGCGCGCTGGCGGGCAGGCGATGCAGAGGACGCGCCGGAACTCTGGGCGGACCGCGTGTAG
- a CDS encoding tripartite tricarboxylate transporter TctB family protein has translation MRDQQNDIERIIAAIGAPPDAPLAMPRQDLEQPRAQPQPGLFPRLIGVFMPKAGP, from the coding sequence ATGCGTGATCAGCAGAATGATATCGAACGGATCATCGCCGCGATCGGCGCGCCGCCCGATGCCCCTTTGGCCATGCCGCGGCAGGATCTGGAACAGCCCCGCGCGCAGCCCCAGCCCGGCCTGTTCCCCCGCCTGATCGGCGTGTTCATGCCAAAGGCTGGTCCCTAG
- a CDS encoding glucan biosynthesis protein, producing the protein MTRRQLLKSGAATAAGLMASGVKAQDGAGPVPFSFDILTQIARAQAAAPFVAATRPAGFLGALDYDDYRRIRFRPDRARWAEIAAPVHVHAFHTGWLFGDPVQLFEVTRDAQGLIAAPMLFSTADFDYLDDLADRLPADAQWPGVAGFRLNTPLNHPDRHDELVAFLGASYFRALGRGNRYGISARGLALNTAGPQPEEFPRFTRFYLERPAPDAAETSVYALLDSPSVSGAYRFVIRPGDTTEIDVTARLFFRAEVAELGIAPLTSMFLFNGVNRAGFDDYRPRVHDSDGLRIVQQGGDVIWRPLNNPPRLAGSYFAQANPVSFALHQRERDFTKYLDAGARYEMRPSLEVVPLGDWGAGHVRLVEIPTALEVEDNIVAYFIPEGRVAAGETRTFAYRLRWGDLPQSDGADRAHVVETRAGAGGVSGVINPANKRKFVIDFKGGFLSRLTQADALTPVVAASGGDLVAVTLARVDGSDLWRVVLDVQSDSALVELSVHIAGYGRKLTETWLYQWIRPHA; encoded by the coding sequence ATGACCAGACGCCAGCTGTTGAAATCCGGTGCTGCGACCGCCGCCGGGCTGATGGCCTCGGGCGTAAAGGCGCAGGACGGGGCCGGTCCGGTGCCGTTTTCCTTTGATATCCTGACCCAGATCGCGCGCGCGCAGGCGGCTGCCCCCTTTGTCGCGGCGACCCGCCCCGCAGGGTTTCTGGGCGCGCTGGATTACGATGATTACCGGCGGATCCGCTTTCGTCCCGATCGCGCGCGCTGGGCAGAGATTGCGGCCCCGGTGCATGTCCATGCATTCCACACCGGCTGGCTGTTCGGTGATCCGGTCCAACTGTTCGAGGTCACGCGCGATGCGCAAGGCTTGATCGCCGCGCCAATGCTGTTTTCGACTGCCGATTTCGATTATCTTGATGATCTGGCCGACCGCCTGCCTGCGGATGCGCAATGGCCGGGTGTTGCGGGGTTCCGGCTGAATACGCCGCTGAACCATCCCGACCGCCATGACGAATTGGTGGCCTTTCTGGGTGCCAGCTATTTCCGCGCCCTTGGCCGCGGCAACCGTTACGGGATCAGCGCGCGGGGGCTGGCGCTGAACACCGCAGGCCCCCAGCCCGAGGAATTCCCCCGCTTCACGCGGTTCTATCTGGAACGCCCTGCGCCGGATGCGGCCGAGACCTCTGTCTATGCCCTGCTTGATAGCCCCAGCGTCAGCGGAGCTTACCGCTTTGTGATCCGCCCGGGTGATACGACCGAGATAGATGTCACCGCGCGCCTGTTCTTTCGCGCCGAGGTGGCCGAGCTGGGGATCGCGCCATTGACCTCGATGTTCCTGTTCAACGGCGTGAACCGCGCCGGGTTCGACGATTACCGCCCGCGCGTGCATGACAGCGACGGGTTGCGGATCGTGCAGCAGGGCGGTGACGTGATCTGGCGGCCGCTGAACAACCCGCCGCGTCTTGCCGGGTCCTATTTCGCGCAGGCCAATCCGGTCAGCTTTGCGCTGCATCAGCGCGAACGCGATTTCACCAAATATCTTGATGCGGGCGCGCGTTACGAAATGCGCCCCTCGCTCGAGGTCGTGCCGCTGGGCGATTGGGGCGCAGGCCATGTCCGGCTGGTCGAGATCCCGACCGCGCTGGAGGTCGAGGATAATATCGTCGCCTATTTCATCCCCGAAGGCCGGGTAGCAGCCGGCGAGACGCGCACATTCGCCTATCGTCTGCGCTGGGGCGATCTGCCGCAAAGCGATGGCGCGGACCGGGCGCATGTCGTCGAAACGCGGGCGGGCGCGGGCGGTGTGTCTGGCGTGATCAACCCCGCGAACAAGCGCAAATTCGTGATTGATTTCAAAGGGGGCTTTTTGTCCCGCCTGACGCAGGCCGATGCGCTGACCCCGGTTGTCGCCGCCTCGGGGGGCGATCTTGTCGCCGTCACGCTGGCCCGTGTTGATGGCAGCGATCTGTGGCGGGTGGTGCTGGATGTGCAATCTGACAGCGCGCTTGTCGAACTTTCGGTGCATATTGCGGGATATGGACGCAAATTGACGGAAACATGGCTTTACCAATGGATCAGACCGCATGCGTGA
- a CDS encoding MBL fold metallo-hydrolase, with protein sequence MTQSPKVAAFWDAPTGSWQYVFHDPATMKGAIVDPVWNFDPLSGATATRDAQKLLDYIRETGIEVEWVLDTHPHADHFSAGVWLKQHLGAKTGIGEHVVKVQALWKDIYNLGDDFATDGSQWDHLFADGDRFMIGNLEVQVMFSPGHTMASVTYVVGDAAFVHDTLMMPDSGTSRADFPGGSSAALYDSIAQIMALPDDTRLYVGHDYAPDREAACMATVAAHRAQNIHLADAPDKAAFQARRDARDATLPLPKLMLAALQVNIRGGRAPQAESNGRSYLKLPLDYFEERTGA encoded by the coding sequence ATGACACAGTCACCAAAAGTCGCCGCCTTCTGGGATGCACCGACCGGAAGCTGGCAATATGTTTTCCACGATCCCGCCACGATGAAAGGCGCGATTGTCGATCCGGTCTGGAACTTTGATCCTCTGTCCGGGGCCACGGCCACGCGCGATGCGCAAAAGCTGCTGGATTACATCCGCGAGACCGGGATCGAGGTGGAATGGGTGCTTGATACCCATCCGCATGCTGACCATTTTTCCGCTGGCGTCTGGCTGAAACAGCACTTGGGGGCCAAGACCGGCATCGGTGAACATGTCGTCAAGGTGCAGGCGCTGTGGAAAGATATCTACAACCTCGGCGATGATTTTGCGACCGATGGCAGCCAATGGGACCATCTGTTCGCGGATGGCGACAGATTCATGATCGGCAATCTGGAAGTGCAGGTCATGTTCTCGCCCGGTCATACGATGGCCTCGGTCACCTATGTCGTGGGCGATGCGGCCTTTGTGCATGACACGCTGATGATGCCGGACAGCGGCACCAGCCGTGCGGATTTTCCGGGCGGATCGTCGGCGGCGCTTTATGACAGCATTGCGCAGATCATGGCGCTGCCGGATGACACGCGGCTTTATGTTGGCCATGATTACGCGCCCGACCGTGAGGCGGCCTGTATGGCGACTGTCGCCGCGCATCGTGCGCAGAATATCCATCTGGCCGACGCCCCCGACAAGGCAGCCTTTCAGGCCCGGCGCGATGCGCGTGACGCCACCTTGCCGCTGCCCAAGCTGATGCTGGCCGCCTTGCAGGTCAATATCCGCGGCGGGCGCGCACCGCAGGCCGAAAGCAACGGGCGCAGCTATCTGAAACTGCCGCTTGATTATTTCGAGGAACGCACCGGCGCATGA
- a CDS encoding peroxiredoxin, protein MLDTAHTPAGLPRMNEPAPDFTALTTHGMKSLADYKGKWLILFSHPADFTPVCTTEFMAFARRAGDFAALNTELLGLSIDSHYAHIAWVRSIEQSFGVKIDFPIIADLDMKVAQAYGMIQPGASDTQAVRATFVIDPEGNLRAMVYYPMTNGRSIDEFYRLIVALQTSAEHKIATPENWVPGQPVIVPTPQTTQAADARMTEGLDTVDWYFSTKTL, encoded by the coding sequence ATGCTTGATACCGCACATACCCCCGCCGGCCTGCCACGGATGAACGAACCCGCCCCCGATTTCACCGCGCTGACCACGCATGGCATGAAATCTTTGGCCGATTACAAAGGCAAATGGCTGATCCTGTTTTCGCATCCGGCCGATTTTACGCCGGTCTGCACCACGGAATTCATGGCTTTCGCCCGCCGCGCCGGTGATTTTGCCGCGCTGAACACTGAACTGCTGGGCCTGTCGATCGACAGCCATTACGCGCATATCGCCTGGGTCCGGTCCATCGAGCAGAGCTTTGGCGTCAAGATCGATTTCCCGATCATCGCCGATCTGGATATGAAAGTGGCCCAAGCCTATGGCATGATCCAGCCCGGTGCATCCGACACCCAGGCGGTGCGCGCGACTTTCGTGATCGACCCCGAGGGCAATCTGCGCGCCATGGTCTATTACCCGATGACCAATGGCCGCTCGATTGACGAATTCTACCGCTTGATCGTCGCGCTGCAAACCTCGGCCGAGCATAAGATCGCCACACCTGAAAACTGGGTGCCGGGCCAGCCGGTGATCGTGCCGACCCCGCAGACCACCCAAGCCGCCGATGCCCGGATGACCGAAGGGCTGGATACCGTGGATTGGTATTTCAGCACCAAGACACTTTAA
- a CDS encoding hydrogen peroxide-inducible genes activator, translating into MTTLRQLRFLVALSDTLNFSRAAEICHVTQPTLSSGIKELEDQLGVPLAERSKQAVMMTPLGVEITRRARVVLNDVADIAALAQEHAGQVRADLRLGAIPTIGPFLVPRALPLLRQRWPDQHIFLREELTETLVEGLIAGRLDLILIALPHPTGAIATEMLFEDGYQLATPLGHVLAEDPAVTGAKLAQAKLLLLEKGHCLQRHALQAYRDMAAPAGDAFAATSLPTLMSMVEEGLGITLLPQLAVDAGIARGHDLALTPMPGACPRRVVLAWRATSPHADRFRQIAAIFRQARASLAAG; encoded by the coding sequence ATGACCACCCTGCGCCAATTGCGTTTTCTTGTTGCCCTGTCCGACACGCTGAATTTTTCGCGCGCGGCAGAGATATGCCATGTCACCCAACCCACCCTGTCCAGCGGCATCAAAGAGCTGGAGGATCAGCTGGGCGTTCCCCTGGCCGAACGGTCCAAACAGGCGGTGATGATGACCCCCTTGGGCGTTGAAATCACGCGCCGTGCCCGTGTCGTGCTGAATGATGTGGCCGATATCGCGGCGCTGGCCCAGGAACATGCAGGACAGGTGCGCGCCGATCTGCGGCTGGGGGCGATCCCGACCATCGGGCCGTTTCTGGTGCCGCGCGCCTTGCCCCTGCTGCGCCAGCGCTGGCCGGACCAGCATATCTTTCTGCGCGAGGAATTGACCGAGACATTGGTCGAGGGGCTGATCGCGGGCCGGCTGGATCTGATCCTGATCGCGCTGCCGCATCCGACAGGTGCCATCGCAACCGAGATGTTGTTCGAGGACGGCTATCAGCTGGCAACGCCGCTGGGCCATGTGCTGGCCGAAGATCCGGCCGTCACCGGGGCCAAATTGGCGCAGGCCAAGCTTTTGTTGCTGGAAAAGGGTCATTGTCTGCAACGCCATGCCTTGCAGGCCTATCGCGACATGGCGGCACCTGCCGGTGACGCTTTTGCCGCAACCAGCCTGCCCACGCTGATGTCCATGGTCGAGGAAGGGTTGGGCATCACGCTTTTGCCGCAGCTTGCGGTCGATGCGGGGATCGCGCGGGGCCATGATCTGGCGCTGACGCCCATGCCCGGCGCCTGCCCGCGCCGCGTGGTGCTGGCCTGGCGTGCGACATCGCCCCATGCCGACAGGTTCCGCCAGATTGCCGCGATCTTTCGCCAGGCGCGGGCCAGCCTGGCTGCAGGATAA
- a CDS encoding YqaE/Pmp3 family membrane protein, giving the protein MDILRIIIAILLPPAGVFLQEGLGKHFWINILLTLLGYIPGIVHAIYIIAREDRRPV; this is encoded by the coding sequence ATGGATATCTTACGCATCATCATCGCCATCCTGCTGCCGCCCGCCGGTGTCTTTTTGCAAGAAGGGCTGGGCAAGCATTTCTGGATCAACATCTTGCTGACCCTGCTGGGCTATATTCCGGGCATCGTCCATGCGATCTATATCATTGCACGCGAGGACCGCAGGCCTGTCTGA
- the rsgA gene encoding ribosome small subunit-dependent GTPase A codes for MVTAPTGLDALGWQAFQQSQLGPDDAALTPARIANVHRDRVVALTGSDTLELTLDPGLTTAAVAVGDFVLCAPAQYRLIRVLDRQTELSRGTEYHTGDKQLIAANLDSLFITTSCNADFNPARLERYLALAHDAGVRPVIVLTKADLADDAASFADQARALGRDLAVLAVNAKGSDLVQHFAPYCGPGQTVALAGTSGVGKTTIANALTGGNAATRDIRDDDARGRHTTTGRSLHPMLAGGWLIDTPGMRGLGLAEVGFGIDATFPEISELAAACKFRDCAHDAEPGCAVQAAVKAGLITPDRLARFKKLKSENTQATEAIALARDKQRKQGRTAKGGKKPRQKS; via the coding sequence ATGGTGACGGCCCCCACCGGGCTGGACGCGCTTGGCTGGCAGGCGTTCCAGCAAAGCCAGCTGGGCCCCGATGATGCCGCATTGACGCCGGCGCGCATCGCCAATGTGCATCGCGACCGCGTGGTGGCCTTGACCGGTTCGGACACGCTAGAGCTGACACTTGATCCCGGCCTGACCACGGCGGCGGTCGCGGTGGGTGATTTCGTGCTCTGCGCCCCGGCGCAATACCGGCTGATCCGGGTGCTGGACCGGCAGACCGAATTGTCGCGTGGCACCGAATATCACACCGGCGACAAGCAGCTGATTGCGGCCAATCTGGACAGCCTGTTCATCACCACATCCTGCAACGCCGATTTCAACCCTGCCCGGCTGGAACGCTATCTGGCGCTGGCCCATGATGCAGGCGTGCGCCCGGTGATCGTGCTGACCAAGGCGGATCTGGCGGATGATGCCGCCAGCTTTGCCGATCAGGCGCGCGCTTTGGGCCGCGATCTTGCGGTGCTGGCTGTCAATGCCAAGGGCAGCGATCTGGTGCAGCATTTCGCCCCCTATTGCGGACCGGGACAGACCGTGGCGCTGGCAGGCACATCCGGTGTCGGCAAGACGACGATTGCCAATGCGCTGACCGGCGGCAATGCCGCCACCCGCGACATCCGCGATGATGATGCGCGCGGGCGGCATACCACGACCGGCCGGTCACTGCACCCTATGCTGGCGGGGGGCTGGCTGATCGACACGCCCGGCATGCGCGGGCTGGGGCTGGCCGAGGTCGGTTTCGGCATCGACGCGACCTTTCCCGAAATCTCGGAACTGGCCGCAGCATGCAAATTCCGCGATTGCGCCCATGATGCAGAGCCGGGCTGCGCCGTGCAGGCCGCTGTCAAGGCTGGCCTGATCACCCCCGACCGGCTGGCGCGGTTCAAGAAGCTCAAGAGCGAGAACACGCAGGCCACCGAGGCCATCGCGCTGGCGCGCGACAAGCAGCGCAAACAGGGCCGCACCGCCAAAGGTGGCAAAAAGCCACGTCAGAAGTCCTGA
- a CDS encoding protein-tyrosine phosphatase family protein, with amino-acid sequence MPDFEIFTLPVAGGTLALSALPLGRGLQDLLDWQPDLVVSMTGQDEMDRLGAGQLGAVLRAAGVDWQHLPVVDYGTPATDDITQIESAALAVLRAGGKVLTHCRGGCGRSGMMALRLMIAAGEDADGALGRLRARRPCAVETDAQLVWAKG; translated from the coding sequence GACATTGGCGCTCTCGGCCTTGCCGCTGGGGCGGGGCCTGCAGGATCTGCTGGATTGGCAGCCCGATCTGGTCGTCTCGATGACCGGGCAGGACGAGATGGACAGGCTCGGCGCGGGCCAGCTGGGGGCGGTCCTGCGCGCAGCGGGGGTCGATTGGCAGCATCTGCCGGTGGTGGATTACGGCACGCCCGCAACAGATGATATCACCCAGATCGAAAGCGCCGCACTTGCGGTGCTGCGCGCAGGCGGCAAGGTGCTGACGCATTGCCGGGGTGGCTGCGGGCGGTCAGGGATGATGGCGCTGCGCCTGATGATCGCAGCGGGCGAGGATGCAGATGGCGCGCTGGGCCGGCTGCGCGCGCGGCGTCCCTGTGCGGTGGAAACCGATGCGCAACTGGTCTGGGCCAAAGGTTAG